One region of Solanum pennellii chromosome 6, SPENNV200 genomic DNA includes:
- the LOC107023034 gene encoding uncharacterized protein LOC107023034: MTSNIAESINAALVSARELPIFEFLEQVRLLFGRWNHDYKKEATCTFTSLIGKYHDILADNEAMSIRMTVVPSTEYVHNVNDDGRYFVVCLKEKTCTCGRFQYEEIPCEHAWVVLKWKSLPPDEYCSDLYKPKTMLKAYNMPIHPLPDVKAWLIPDSVLADEVLPPKFKRPPGRPEGKPRKK; the protein is encoded by the exons ATGACATCAAATATTGCTGAGAGTATAAATGCTGCACTTGTTTCAGCGAGAGAATTGCCTATTTTTGAATTTCTCGAACAGGTAAGACTATTATTTGGAAGGTGGAATCATGACTACAAGAAGGAGGCAACCTGCACATTTACATCATTGATTGGAAAATACCATGACATACTAGCAGACAATGAAGCAATGAGCATAAGAATGACG GTTGTACCGTCAACGGAATATGTGCACAATGTTAATGATGATGGAAGATATTTTGTAGTCTGTCTGAAAGAAAAAACTTGCACCTGTGGAAGATTTCAGTACGAGGAAATACCTTGTGAACATGCTTGGGTCGTATTGAAGTGGAAGAGTCTACCACCAGATGAATATTGCTCTGATTTATACAAGCCAAAGACTATGTTGAAGGCCTATAATATGCCTATACATCCTTTACCGGATGTAAAAGCATGGCTGATTCCGGATAGCGTACTTGCTGATGAAGTATTACCTCCAAAATTTAAACGACCTCCTGGCAGGCCAGAGGGTAAGCCTCGAAAAAAATAG